In Capsicum annuum cultivar UCD-10X-F1 unplaced genomic scaffold, UCD10Xv1.1 ctg4144, whole genome shotgun sequence, a single genomic region encodes these proteins:
- the LOC124891852 gene encoding protein trichome birefringence-like 39 codes for MCFIVKDILKRFLKYQSGDGEGHAANCDYGVEIVLFHSNLLVDIEVESVGRVLKLDSIKSGQIWREFDLLIFNTWLWWDFVEVGGKLLKDMNRVEAFRAGLNTWARWVDTDVDTAKTKVFFQRTSPAHYQ; via the exons ATGTGTTTTATTGTCAAAGATATTTTGAAACGTTTTCTTAAATATCAAAGTGGTGATGGGGAGGGACATGCTGCTAATTGT GATTATGGAGTTGAAATAGTATTATTTCATTCGAACCTTTTAGTAGACATTGAAGTTGAAAGTGTTGGACGAGTGTTGAAGCTGGATTCAATTAAAAGTGGACAGATTTGGAGGGAATTTGACCTTTTGATTTTCAACACTTGGCTTTG GTGGGATTTTGTTGAAGTTGGTGGCAAGTTATTGAAAGATATGAACCGGGTAGAAGCATTTCGGGCTGGACTAAATACATGGGCCAGATGGGTTGATACAGATGTGGATACAGCAAAAACTAAAGTTTTCTTTCAGAGAACATCTCCAGCCCATTATCAGTAA